The Pontibacter korlensis sequence AGATGAACTTATGATAGTCCATCTTCAGGTAAGTGATGAATCAAACTTTATCAAAAGCTTTACGCTTCATTTAGAAGCTACATGTTTGATTGTATGCTTTTGCCTTTGTGGATATAGTTCAAACCAAGTTTATTGGAATACTCAGTACAATTGTATTTATCAAAGTTGCTCTCTGCTTGTAAGGCAGTGAGTACTTGCTTTTTGATTTCAACTAATAACACAAGTTGTATTAGTCGGTTACTCACCACCGCTATTTGTTGTCACATCAATGTTATAGCTTATTTAATGATAAAATTATTTTAATAAAGCTATTTTGTTTTTAAATTCTTAAAATATATACTTGTGTGTTGATAAAAATACAATAGTGGTAATTTTTGCTGGAAAAGAGAAAGAAGCATCTATAGAAACAGTATTTCTGTTGGTTGGCTAATGTATGCCATTGTTGTGTAGCCTTTTATCTACTAAAAAATTCTTTACATACTCCTGGTAGCTGACAAAGCCAAACTTGTGGTTTTGTTGGATATTTCAAAGTGCTACGATAGCGCTAATGGAATTGCTTTGCCTGAATATTACTATAAAACATGTCTAGCTAAAACCATTTGTTCACCTTAACCACAAATAGCATATGAGAAAATTGTTACTCATGAGTTTTGTTCTGACGCTAGCACTTCTACAGCAAGTGTATGCACAGAGTAAAACTGTGTCTGGTACAGTTACTGACCAGGCAACAAAGCAAGGGCTGCCCGGTGTGGCTGTTATTGTAAAAGGTACTGTCATAGGTACCACCACTGGCCCGGATGGCTCTTATACCATAAGTGTGCCTGCTGGCTCAAATACACTTGTCTTTAAGTATATAGGTTACCTAGGTGCTGAAAGAGAGATTGGCAATGCATCCACTTTAAACGTGCTACTTACAACAGACGACAAAGTGCTGAATGAAGTAGTTGTAACAGGCTATGCTACGCAGAAGCGCGAGGAGTTTACAGGTGCTGCCTCAACTGTTACCGGAGAAGCCATCCAGGACCGGCCGGTGCAGAGTTTTGCTCAGGCTCTAACTGGTAAAGCAGCAGGTGTGAATATTGTGCAGCCAAATGGCTTGATGAACAACCCACCTATTATACGTGTCCGAGGTGTTAATTCTATCTCACTAAGTTCTTTTCCGTTGATCGTGATAGATGGTATACCTGTATCAACAAGCAATGTAGGGGACGGATATGCAGCTAACAATCCGCTCGCGGACATTAACCCAGCTGATATCGAGTCTATAGACATACTTAAAGATGCTGCATCAACCTCTATCTATGGTTCAAGAGCCGCAAATGGTGTTTTGATCATCACCACGAAGAAAGGAAAGCAGGGTAAAGCATCGGTATCTTACAATGGCTGGTTTGGCGTGAACGAAGCTACAAGGCTGCCAGACATGTTGAATACTGAGCAGTACATGGAGATTAAAAATGAAGCGCGCCGCAACGCAGGCCAGGCAGAGGCCTTCTTTCCAAGCTATGACGCTAGCGGTAATCTTATAGATACCGATTGGCAGAAAGAGGTGTACCGTACAGCTCTTTCTCATAACCATGCGTTTTCTGTTTCAGGAGGTACAGATAAAACAACTTATTACTTCTCGATCGGAGCCTCAGAGCAGGAGGGCTTCTTAAAAACAAACGAGTTCGACAGAAAGTCAGCGCGCCTAAACCTAACCCATAAAGTAACTGACTGGTTTGCGATGAGAGGCAATGTTACCTACAGCAACTCTTTGAACTCAGGCATACAGAGTGGGTCTTTGCCAGGGTCAGGCTTTTCATCCTCTGGCTTGGGTCGACTAGCTGTGGTGCTCTACCCGAACGTTTCTCCACTTAACCCTGATGGAAGCTACAACATAACTTCATCCAATACTATGGGTCCTGGTGCGAACCTGCTTACGCACAACTACATGAACCCTGTGCCTCTAATAGACCTAAACTCAAATACATCTGAGTCGAACAGAGTTATTGCAAACTTAGGTGCTGATTTCAATATCGTAAAGGGCCTGACTTTTAAAACAACCTACTCTTTAGACAGGAATAGAGTAGAGGATAACATCTTCTGGAATCCTCTACATGGCGATGGGTTCTATGCTAACGGCGAGGCCTGGAACTCCCACCAGAGAAGAAACAACTGGAACTGGATCAATACCCTGCAGTACCAGACAACTTTCGCAGATAAGCATAATCTTTCTGTGTTGGTCGGCTCAGATGCCCAAGAAACAACAAGAAACTACTGGTGGGCCGATCGTTGGGATTTAGCTGACCCTGGCTTCAATCAGTTTCAGGCAGACTACCTCTCTAACGATGCTGGCGGAAGTATAGGTAAGAGAGTGTATGAGGCTTACCTAACGAGCCTGAGCTACAACTACGCGGGTAAATACTTTATTAGCGGTAACTTTAGAAGAGACGGTAACTCAGCTCTGTCGCCTACTATGCGTTGGGGTAACTTTGGTGGAGCATCGGTAGGATGGTTAGTTTCTGAGGAGGGCTTTTTCCAAAACTCGGTGGTTGCAGATGTTGTTTCCAACTTCCGTTTGAAAGCCAGTTGGGGCCGCGTAGGTAACGGTAACCTTTCCGACGACTATGGGTCTTATTCTTTGTACACAACAGGATTTTATGGCGAGGCTCCGAGTTTATACTTTAGCCAAGCTGGCAACACAGGCCTGGAGTGGGAAACAAGTAAGCAAACCAACATTGGTTTAGACTTAGGTTTTCTGAACAACAGAATAACTGTAGAGGCCAACTACTACAACAACAACGTAGACGGCCTGATTCTCAACGCTCCTCAAGCTCCTTCTAAAGGTATACCGGGCAACTCCATTGCCATGAACATCGGCTCGATGTACAACAGAGGCTTTGAATTTGCTGCTTCTGCCACTCCAATAGACAGAGGCAAGTTTTCATGGACTACTAACTTCAACTTCACTACAAATAAAAATGAAGTAACCTCCCTTGTTGATGACGATACACCTATCATTGGCGTTACAAGTGGCTTAGAAACAACTAGTATAACTAGGGTAGGAGAGTCGGTAGGTAGCATCTATGTTGTTAAAACAGGCGGTGTAAACCCAGAGACAGGCCAAAGAATCTTTATTAACTCAGCCGGTGAAAAAGTACAGTATTCTCACCCTTCTGTTTGGACCTACCTGGATGGTTCACCTGCTGCACCAGTTAATGGTTCGCATGCCTCGGCAGTTTACAATGCCTTGCCGACCTGGTATGGCGGTTTTACAAATAACTTCAAGTATGGCAACTTTGACCTGAGCCTCTTATTCTCCTATTCAGGCGGTAACTATATCTATAACGGTACCAAAGCAGGCCTAAGGGACCAGCGTATCTGGAACAATCATACAGACATGATGGATCGTTGGACTTCTGAAGGCCAGCAAACAGACATTCCGCGTGTAGTATACGGCGACAACATCTCTAATGGCTCTGCTTTTGCTATTGATGCCAACGTGGAGAAAGGAGATTTCCTGCGCTTGCAGAACACGGTGCTGGGCTATCGAATTCCGAAGCAGCTGTTTGGAAACTCTGGCATTAGCGGACTCAGAGTTTACGCACAGGTTGATAATGCCTTCCTCCTAACTAAGTATTCTGGTTCTGATCCTGAGATCTCTTCCAACGGACAATCTAATACAACTCCAGGTGTGGAGAGAAACTCCGTTCCGCAAGGAAGAATGTACACTTTTGGTTTAAACCTTAACTTCTAATCAAAAATTTTCTACCGATGAAACTGATTGCTATAAAGAACAAGAGATATATCCTAAGGCTTGCTTTGATAGCTGTGCCTTTGCTGCCAGTACTATCATCCTGTGAAGATGACTTTTTAGAAGCGGTGCCTGAACTGGAGATTTCCGACGTTAATGCCTTCGATACGCCTGAACGTGTGCTAGCCCAGGTAAACGGGCTCTACAGTGGCTTGAAACATGGCCGCTTTCTGGGCGGTCGCTACCAAATCTACAACGACATCCGTGCCGAAGAATTTATCAACCGTACTGGCAATAACGTAACAGGAACCAGCGTCTGGAATGCGACGGCAGGAGCTGATGAAACATACATCACAGATATCTGGTCCAGAGGATACCAAGCCATAAACCGGGTAAACGTTTTTCTGAAAGGCTTAGAGGATAATGCTGCCAAGGTTGGTGCTGAGGATGCGCAAAGCTATGGTGCTGAAGCGAAGTTTATCAGAGCCATGTCATATTTATCCTTAGTACAGGTTTTTGCAAAACCTTATACAAGCGACAATGGAGCTTCTCCGGGGCTTCCGCTTCGCTTGCAGGCAGAAACAACCGGTGCAAACAACTCTTTGGAAAGAAGCTCTGTGGCTGAAGTCTATGCACAGATACTTTCTGACCTGAATGAGGCTGAGGCAGGCTTGCCTGAAAGTTATGGAGATCCTGTGCTGAATACAACGCGTGCAACGAAGAGCGCTGCTATTGCTCTTAAAACAAGAGTATACCTGATAATGGGAAGGTATCAGGATGTTGTCACAGAAGGAAACAAGCTTGTGCCAAATGCTGCTCCATTTGCTTCTGCTTTAGCTCTGCAGCATAAACTGGAGGAGGATGTAATAGCGGTGTTCTCTAACTACACAAATTCTGAGGCAATCTTCTCAGTGCCTTTCACGGCAACAGATGCTCCCGGTACTCAGAACCAGTTGGGTTATTACTTTAACAGCGGCAATACAGAGTACTACCTTAACCAGTCGGCGCCTGGGATTTTTGCTAACCCGCAGTTTGAGGCAGATGATGCTCGTAGAACAGAGCTGACTGCTACAATAAATGGCCAGCAGTATGTGACCAAGTTTAGTGGTGTAAACCCATACATCGATTGGGTTCCATTAATCCGGTATGCCGAGGTTCTGTTGAACCTGGCAGAGGCTGAAGCAGAGGTAGGCAGCGAGGAACGTGCTGTTGCTCTGTTGGAGGCTGTGCACCAGCGCTCCGATGCATCATGGCAGTATACAGGCACTGGCCAGGAAGATCTAGTTGCCGCTATTTTGACAGAAAGAAGAATAGAGCTCATTACGGAAGGCTTTAGAGCAAATGACATTCTGCGCAGAAGCTTACCGCTCTACTCCGCAGGAGCAGGAGTCTCTATCGCGCCTTCAGATGAACGTTATGTCTTTTCTATTCCAACCTCGGAACTTAACACAAATAGTGGGCTTTAATTCTTAAGTGACATACTCTGCTTTACCAGAGTGAGTATATACCATTCCTGAGCTTTATAAAAGGAACCGCCCAATGCACGCATTGGGCGGTTCCTTTTATAAAGCTCATTGTATTTGTGCAAACCTGAAATAGTAGGAGCGACTAGTATGCTAGCATTTCGCTGCTAAAAAAAGTATAAGCCGGAGGTACAAAAAAGGAATCAAAGTGTACCCTATTTAGGAACAATAATGTGATATATAAGAGTAGATATAGGTACCCTATTGAATAACCTTTTCTTGTTTCTAAAGCCCTTTTTCCTGATGGTGGAGGTAACTTCTAAAAGGTTGCAAGAATTTTAAAAAATAGTCGATAATATTTCTAAATTAATGTCTGAACATTGTCCTGTTGAAAGAATCATAATGTTAGCCTGTTATTACTAAAAATGTGTGTTTAGAGCCTGTAAATGGGGTTTTATAGTTAGTTATGAGTTTAAAGAGCATTGGTAATGTTCTTGTTTATAATGTTTTAACATTAAAGCAGATTATTTTTTAGGTATTGCTTTTCAAATTTTAACTCCATATTATTGACATCGAATAAGTGCCCTTCCGGACATGAAGCTGTACAGGCCAACAGCAGTGGAGAGGAGGCACTGTCGCTCTAGCGAAGAGAGGGTGTGACTGTTGTAGAGCACAACCTGCCAGCGAAATTCAATCCAATTTATCAGTGCATGTCTACGAAGTGGGGTAGCTAAAGCAAACCATGGATAGGTGCATAAAATTTAAAAACACATGAGATATGTGCATGGCGGAGCTATGTCCAAATCTGAAGCAAAAATTCTAATAACAAACCTTTCAATCACCTTAATTCAAACAACAAATGAGAAAACATTTATTAATGAGTTTTGTGATGGTGCTAACACTGCTCCAGCAGGTGTATGCCCAAAGCAGAACCGTGACTGGATCGGTTACCGACCAAGGCACATCGCAAGGACTGCCGGGGGTGGCAGTAATTGTGAAAGGCACTACTGTTGGTACCACTACAGGTGCTGATGGTTCCTATTCCATAAATGTACCTGAGGGTGGAAACACTTTAGTGTTCCGATTCATCGGATATCAGACTCTTGAGAAGGCTATTGGCAACTCAAGCACCGTAAATGCCGCTATGGCCACTGACCAAAAGCTTTTGGACGAGGTAGTAGTAGTGGGTTATGGTACACAGCAGAAGAAAGACGTAACAAGCTCAATCGCTTCTGTGAAAGGTGAGACATTGGCAAACCTTGCCACTCCATCTTTTGATCAGCAGCTGGCTGGACGTGCTTCTGGTGTGCAGATTACACAGCCTTCTGGCATTTTGGGTGCTCCTCCTAAGATTAACATCCGTGGTGTTAACTCTATCTCTTCTAGCACTCAGCCACTTATCGTTATTGATGGTGTGCCTGCTGCTTCTTCTGGTAACGTTGGTGGTTTTACGCCTGCTAACGCACTTGCCGACATTAACCCGAACGACATCGAGTCTTTCGAGATCCTGAAGGATGGTGCTGCAACAGCGGTTTACGGTTCTCGTGCTGCTAATGGTGTAATCCTTATCACTACTAAGAAAGGTAAGTCTGGACAGGCTAAGTTCTCTTACGATGGATGGGCTGGTACTGCAAAGGCTATCGAGCTGCATGACCTGCTGAACGCTCAGCAGTTTGTTGATATCACAAACGAGAAGTATGAAAACATTGGCCAGACTTCTCCAGCTCAACTGGGCGAGTGGGACACTGACTGGAACGATGAGGTATTCCGTACTGCTTTCCAGCACAGCCACGCTTTCTCTGCTAGCGGTGGTACCGACAAAACTACCTACTACTTCTCTTTAGGCTACTCTAACCAAGAGGGTATTGGCCGTGCCAACAGCCTGGAGCGTTACTCTGTACGTACTAACCTGACTACTAAAGTTACTAAGTTCCTGGACTTCGGTTTACAGGCTGGTTTAACTAACCAGATCAACGAAGGTCCACTAACAGGCTCTAACAGCTTGTCAGGTAACATCTTCAGTGTTATCCGTATGCACCCTAACGTGCCTGTATTTGACCCAACTCATCCAACTGGCTATAACATCGATGTAGTTAACCCTAGAGCGCTTGGCCGTGGTCCAAACACTGCTACTATTGCAAACGGTATTCCAAACATCCGTTTCGTACTGGACAACAACCTGCGTAAATCAACTTCATACCGTGGTCTTGGTAACGTGTACTTAGACTTCAAACTAGTTGACAACCTGCGTTTCAAGACATTGCTTGGTGCTGACTTAACCCTGGTAGAAGACTTCCTATACAACGACCCACGTCATGGTGACGGTCAGGGTTCTAATGGTGTAGTTTCTCAGGCTTACTCTCCAATCAAAGCTTGGAACTGGCAAAACATCCTGAGCTATAACAAGTCATTTAACGATGTGCATAACGTAGATGCGACTTTAGTGCAGGAATATAACAAATACAGAAGCAGCTTCTTCCAGGCTCAGGGTACTGGCTTGTCAGATCGTTTCTTCAACGAGAACCTTGTAAGCGGTGCATTTGCTAACCAGTTTGCTTTTGGTGGTATAGGTGAAAATGGCCTTTCTTCTTACTTGGGTCGTTTAAACTACAACTACGCCAGCAAGTACTACTTCGGTGTTTCGATGCGTGCTGACGGTCTTTCTAAACTTTCTCCAGATAACAAGTGGGGTTATTTCCCAGGTGTGTCTGCTGCATGGAGAATTTCTGAAGAAGAATTCTTCAAGAACTCTGCTGCTCTTAGCTTCATCTCTGACCTGAGATTGCGTGGTAGCTATGCTGAGGTGGGTAACATCAACATCCCAGGTGGTAACTATCCATACCTTGGTTCATTCAGCGCTGCACAGTACGGTTCTATGAACGGTATCTCATTCAGCAACACTGGTAACCCAGACCTGAAGTGGGAAGCACAGAAAATTACTGACGTTGGTTTGGACTTAGGTTTATTTGATGGCCGTCTGAATCTGGAGCTTGCTTACTGGACTAAGGACAACTCGGATATCGTTCTTGCTGCTCCAACTCCTCCATCACTGGGTGTGCCAGGTAACTCTATCATCAGAAACATTGGCCGTGTAGTTAACGACGGTATTGAAGTCTCTGTTTCTGGTAACATTATTGATAAGTCTAACTTTACCTGGAGCTCTAACTTCAACTTCTCTACACAGCGTAACGAAGTGAAGGAGCTTGTTGATGGTAATGATATTGTATACGACTACACAATCCACCGCGAAGGTGAGTCTATTAACTCTATCTACGGCTATCAGTACGAAGGTGTAAACCAGACTAATGGTAACCCAATCTATCGTAAGGCTGATGGTTCTCTGGTACAGGGCAACATTGGTCTGGCTGGTGGTTCAGCTGGTGTATACTACGGTTACGATCCTGCTAATCCTTCTGTTCTGGGTGCTCGCTCTTCACTTTCTGCTGCTGACAAAGTTATACTTGGTACTACACTACCTAAGTGGTTTGGTGGTTTCGACAACAACTTTAAGTATGGCAACTTTGACGCGAACATCTTCGTGCGCTTCTCTGGTGGTAACAAGATCATGAACCGAACTCGCCAAGACCTTTTGACAATGGCATTTGAGAACAACGGTACTGAGATCCTGAACAGATGGCAGAGCGCTGAAAACCCAGGTGATGGTCAGACTCCTGCTCTTGCTGCAGGTGCAGGTTACAGCAACTTCATCAACACAAACGGCGAAGCCTCTTCTCGTTTCGTTGAGAGCGGCGACTTCCTGAAGGTGAGCAACCTGGCTATCGGTTATACAATTCCTAAATCTATTACAGAGCGTGCCAGCATCGATCGTCTGAGAGTTTATGCTCAGCTGCAGAATGCATTCGTGTTCACGAAGTATACTGGCCTTGACCCTGAGACTTATACTAACCTGAACAACAACAACCTGGGTGTTGACTGGAATGGCCAGCCACAGCAGCGTGTGTTCACTGTTGGTTTAAACCTTGGTTTCTAATTACTTAATTTTCCGACAATGAAAAATAGATCATTCATAAAGAATAGATTGAAGTTAGCCTTACTTGCCCCAGCGGTTTGCTTTTCGCTGATGCTGACTTCTTGCGACAAAGAGGTGATGGAGCTTGAGCCTTATGATCGCCTAACAGAAGAAAGTGCCTTTACTACGCCTGAGCGAATAGAGCTTACTGTAGCAGGTGTTTATGATGCTGCTCAGAGTGGTTTCTATGCCGGTGGTGCAGTACGTGGCTATCCGTTTGGTGCGGCACACATAGAGCAGGGCGATAACCGCGGCGAGGATATGCTGAACCTGGAGGCGTTCTACGCCATCACGTATGAGGCTACTTACAATGCTGCTTCTGCCAACAACGTTTACCACTTCGAAACACTTTATGCTGTTGTAAACAAGGCAAATATAGTGATTGAAGGTGTAGAGAAAGCTGTTGCTGATGGGTTGATCACTGCTGAGGTAGGTAATGCTTACATTGCAGAGGCCCGATTCCTGCGTGCCCTTTCTCACCACGAACTGCTGGTACACTTTGCACGACCTTATAACCATACTGCGGATGCTTCGCACCTAGGTGTGCCTTATAGAACCTTGCCGGTTAACACTCCTGCTCGGGTAGAGGAAGCTCGTCAGCAAGGCAGAGACACTGTAAAGGAAGGCTATGCTAAAGTACTGGAGGATCTAAACTATGCAGAGCAGAATCTGCCTGAAACACGTGCCAAGCAAATCTCTAGAGCTACCAAAGGTGCTGCTATTGCCCTTAAGACTAGAGTTAAGTTACACATGCGCGATTGGGCTGGTGTGATTGAAGAAGGCAATAAGCTTATTTCTGGAACAGAGGAGTTTACAAGCCCTATTGGTGGCTATGAGCTAACTGCTTCGCCAGAGGAGCCATTTGCTAACAACGGAGCCAACTCAGAGTCTATCTTCTCATTCGAGAACTCTGCGAATGACAACGCTAGTGTAAACGGGTCTCTTGGTCAAATGTATAATGCTAACACCGGTGGCCGTGCGCTAGTAGCTATTAGCCCAATCATCTGGAACGCTGCCTTCTGGCCAGAAGAAGATGAGCGTCGTGATATAACTGTAAGCACTGCCAGAGCCATCTATACTAACAAGTACAGAGATGCTGCAACGCAGTCTGACTGGTCTCCGATTGTTCGTTATGCTGAAGTACTGCTGAACGTGGCAGAAGCTGAGGCTAGGCTGAACCCGCTGAGTGTTAGAGCCCTTGCGCTTCTTAACGCTGTACGTGGTAGATCAACAGATCAGCTTTACTCTCTGACTACTTTGCTAAGCCAGGACGACCTGATTCAAGCGATTATCAACGAGCGCAGAATTGAGTTCTTGGCAGAAGGCTTGCGTTGGAAAGATATCCACCGTCTAGCTAAGGAAGGTGAGTTCGGTCCAGCTGGTATACCTGCAAAAGTTGCCTCTGCTAACCTGAAGCGTGATGACTACCAGGCTGCAAGTGGAACAGTTAGAGCTGATGCGATCAAAGTTCCGGCGATTCCTTATGAAGATTTCCGCTTCATCTGGCCTATCCCAATTTCTGAAATCAATGCTAACCCAGTGTTAGCCGCTCAGCAAAACCCTGGTTACTAATTCGGTTAAGTAGTGTATTAATTGCTAATCCCCGTCAATCGTCCAGATTGGCGGGGATTTTTTTGTGCCATTTTTTCAGTAGTCTCTCAAGAAGTGTTATGGTTTTGTAAATTTTTTTTTTCTCTTATGTTAAAAAAAAGTCTGTTTGAATAAAAACATGTCACACTACGTGTCCTTTTCAAAGTAATAACATCGAACATGCTATATATCAATTATTAACATTTATGTAGATGTGACTGAGAATAGAAGTTTTCGTTTATAAGGTGTTAAAAAAGGTCCTGGTTGTTGTTGCAACATAGAGTGTTAAGGCTTTTACCCTATTGTATTTAATGTTGTAACCTCCTATTATTGGTGAAAATTATCATGTGCGGTCAAACCGGTGGCCATTCAGGCCTACGGATACAAGTCTTAGCAATTAGAGGCAACTGAAAATCAGTACTTCTGAGGTTCCTGAGCAGGAAGACTTGAAATCAAACTTAAACTTGATAACAGGGCATACAGGTAGCTCTGATTTAGACTATCTAAGCTTATAAAGCTCTAAATCAAAAACTCATAGAAATATGAGATGGCGGAGCTTTGTCTATTAGTGAAATCCAATTTTTACCAATACAATCTATTATCTAACTATTTTATTCATCCAACTTTTATGAGGAGATTATTACTCATGAGTTTTGCTTTCGTGTTGATGCTTGCCCAGCAAGTGTATGCACAGAGTAAAACTGTGTCGGGTACGGTTACGGACCAAGGCACATCACAAGGGCTGCCTGGTGTGGCAGTTATTGTGAAAGGAAGCACAGTGGGTACCACTACAGGGCTTGACGGAAGTTATACTATTAGTGTTCCTGCTAATGGTAGCACCCTGATTTTCCGATTTATAGGTTACAAAACTGTAGAGCGTGAGATCGGGAATTCGTCCAATATAAATGTTGCCTTAGGCGTGGACGACAAACAGCTTGAAGAGGTTGTTGTGGTAGCCTATGGTACAGCAGACAAGGGCTCCTTTACAGGTTCTGCAGCGCAAATTTCGAGTGAGAAAATTGCACAGCGTCCTGTAACTAACATCACAAACGCTATTGCTGGTCAGGCTGCCGGTGTGCAAACTAACTCAGGTAGCGGTCAGCCAGGCGCAGGCCCGGATATTCGTATCCGTGGTATCGGCTCTATCAACTCTTCTAATGACCCTCTTTATGTGGTAGACGGTGTACCTTACTCTGGTAGCATTGCAAACCTGAACGTAGATGATATTGAAAGTATCTCTATCCTTAAAGATGCCTCTTCTTCAGCGTTGTATGGTTCTCGTGCTGCTAATGGTGTAGTAATGGTTACAACCAAAAAAGGAAAGAGTGGACGCAACCAGATCAATGTAAAAATCTCTCAAGGTGTTACCAACAGAGGTATCAAAGAGTATGACCGTGTAAATGCTTACGAATACTACCCTCTGATCTGGGAAGCCCGCAGAAACTCACTTGTGGCTGCTGGTAAGCATACATTGGAGCAAGCAAACCAGGCGGCAACCAACGATGTGAAAGGTATTCTAGGTTACAACCCTTTCAATGTAGCTGATGATGCAATTGTTGGCACAGATGGTAAAATCAACCCTAACGCACAGCTACTTTATGGTGATGACCTGGACTGGTTTGAACCTATGGAGCGCAACGGATCTCGTAGCGATTATGGCTTAAACTTTAGCGGTGGTAACGAGAAGAGCGACTACTTTGTGTCAGTTGGTTACCTGAACGAGAAGGGCTACATCATTAAGTCAGACTACGAGCGTTTTACAGGCCGTGTAAATATTAATACACAGGCTACAAGCTGGTTTAAGACTGGTTTGAACCTTTCTGGTACTATCACAGAGTCAAATCAGGCAAATACAGGCAGCAGCAGCAGCTATGTTAACCCGTTCAACTTTGCACGTAGCATGGGACCAATCTACCCAGTATATGCTCATGACCCTGTAACAGGTGCTTACATCCTGGACCAGAACGGCAATAGAATATATGACTATGGCAATATGTCTGAATATGGCCTGCCAAGCCGTGGTAGCAATGCAAGTGTGGGTCGCCATATCGTAGCTGAGACTAAATGGAACGACAATCTGTACAACAGAAACGTACTTAGCGGTAGAACCTACGGTGAAATTACTTTCCTGAAAGACTTTAAATTCACTACAAACCTAAGCGTAGACATCTCTAACTATCTTGCCGCAGAGTATGACAACAACCAGGTAGGTGATGGTGCTCCAGCAGGTAGAGCAAATCGTACAAGCTCTACAACTACAAGCTACAACGTCAACCAGTTGTTGAACTATGCTAAAACCTTCAACGACAGACATTTTGTAGAGGTGTTGTTAGGTCATGAGAATTACAACTATGAGTATAAGTACCTGTATGGTATGCGCCAGGGCTTAATTGTAGAAGGTAACACAGAGCTTGGCAACTTTACTACTACCAACAGCCTTAACTCACGCACTGATGTTTACAAAACAGAAGGTTACTTCTCTCGCTTAAACTATACTTTTGACGACAAGTATACCCTGTCTGGCTCTTTCCGTCGCGATGGTTCTTCAAGATTCTATCAGGATGTACGTTGGGGTAACTTTTGGTCAGTGGGTGCTTCTTGGCGCCTTGACAGAGAAACTTTCATCACTATGCCTGAGTGGGTTGATATGCTGAAGTTGAGAGGTTCTTACGGACAAGTTGGTAACGACGCTCTATTGACTTCAGGTGGTGCTAACAACTACTATGGCTGGCAAGCACTTTATGGCTTAGGCTATAACAACGCTGCTGAGCCAGGATTCCTTCAGGAAAGCCTTGCAAGCCAG is a genomic window containing:
- a CDS encoding SusC/RagA family TonB-linked outer membrane protein, yielding MRRLLLMSFAFVLMLAQQVYAQSKTVSGTVTDQGTSQGLPGVAVIVKGSTVGTTTGLDGSYTISVPANGSTLIFRFIGYKTVEREIGNSSNINVALGVDDKQLEEVVVVAYGTADKGSFTGSAAQISSEKIAQRPVTNITNAIAGQAAGVQTNSGSGQPGAGPDIRIRGIGSINSSNDPLYVVDGVPYSGSIANLNVDDIESISILKDASSSALYGSRAANGVVMVTTKKGKSGRNQINVKISQGVTNRGIKEYDRVNAYEYYPLIWEARRNSLVAAGKHTLEQANQAATNDVKGILGYNPFNVADDAIVGTDGKINPNAQLLYGDDLDWFEPMERNGSRSDYGLNFSGGNEKSDYFVSVGYLNEKGYIIKSDYERFTGRVNINTQATSWFKTGLNLSGTITESNQANTGSSSSYVNPFNFARSMGPIYPVYAHDPVTGAYILDQNGNRIYDYGNMSEYGLPSRGSNASVGRHIVAETKWNDNLYNRNVLSGRTYGEITFLKDFKFTTNLSVDISNYLAAEYDNNQVGDGAPAGRANRTSSTTTSYNVNQLLNYAKTFNDRHFVEVLLGHENYNYEYKYLYGMRQGLIVEGNTELGNFTTTNSLNSRTDVYKTEGYFSRLNYTFDDKYTLSGSFRRDGSSRFYQDVRWGNFWSVGASWRLDRETFITMPEWVDMLKLRGSYGQVGNDALLTSGGANNYYGWQALYGLGYNNAAEPGFLQESLASQDLVWESNNSLDLGIEFDIFGRLNGGIEYFNRESENLLFQVPLPLSSGVLTRWENVGTMANKGVEVQLSADAVRAKDFTWNVSLNLSSYKNEVKKLPEGQDEIISGTKKLMAGRSIYDYWLRDWYGVDPTSGNGVFIADNVEAADVYELDGQKVTTLANNAKYHYAGSAIPDFAGGVTNTFTYKNLSLSVLLTYQVGGKVYDANYASLMNAGTQGGALHKDILNRWQQEGDVTDVPRMDLTAATQYNAASDRWLIDASYLNIRSVNLNYVLPSNLTSKVFLKNASVFASGENLGLFSKRDGMNVNQSYTGVTSNSYSPARVYTVGLNVTL